TGAACGGCAACGAGCGTATCCTCAGCGAAGAAGAACTGAAGCAGCTTGCTGAAGCAGAAGCCAAAAAAGTGGAAGAAGGCACTTCCCAGCTAACCCAGCCTGTGGCTGAAAACCAGGGTCTGAGTCTGGGCGAAACCATCCTTGCCTCAGCAGCAGGCGCACTGATCGGTGGCATGATCGCCAACAAACTGATGGGCAACTCCAATTACCAACAGCATCAGCAGCAACAGGCCAGCCGTGCGCAAACCTCCATCAGCCGTCCGGCCAACGGTGGTACGGATACCCGCTCCGTCAATCAGAATCAGAAGCCTAAATCCGGTTTCTTTGGCAACAACAGCGGCTCCTCCAATCCCAGCAACCGCCCGGCTGGCAGTAGCTCCTTTGGCAGCGGCTCTGTAGGTGGCTAACTCATGATTCAACTGGAAAAAGTCAAACCCATCAGCCCAGCGTTGATGGAGGAAGTCGGCATGTCCTGGCACACTGATCCGGACGGCCAACCCTATGTTGCCGATGAAATCGTGCAGGTGACGGAAGCGGAAGTGGATGCTTATTACAACGCCGCCAACGAACTCTACGACATGTTCGTGGAAGCTGCCCAGCACGTCATCGATAACGACCGCTTTCTGGAACTCGACATTCCCTTCAATCTGGTTGACCAGATCAACCGCAGTTGGGAAAACGATCACCGACATCTTTATGGGCGTTTCGACTTTGCAGGCGGTGTGGATGGCCTGCCGATCAAACTGATCGAGTTCAATGCCGACACCCCCACCAGCCTGTTTGAAACCGCAGTGGTGCAATGGGCGCTGCTGAAAGCCAACGGCATGGATGAAGCTGCCCAGTTCAACACGGTATACGACAGCATCCGCAACAACTTCTGCCGCTTGGTCACGGGCGAGGAAGACCCGGAAACGTTCGGCCAGTATTACAACTATCAGAACATCCTGTTCTCCAGCATCCGCGACCTGCCGGAAGACGAACGCACCGTGCGTTTTCTCCAGCAAATGGCCAGCGATGCCGGGTTCCAGACCGATTTCTGCTATCTGGATGAAACGGGTTTTCTGGAAGAACAAGGTATTTTCAGCCCGGAAGACATCCGCTTCGACTACTGGTTCAAGCTGTATCCGTGGGAGGACATTGCCTTGCAAACCGATGGCATCAATGGCATCCTGGACGAAATTACCCGCAATACCGATACCGTTATCCTCAACCCCGCCTACACCCTGCTCTACCAAAGCAAGGGCATCATGAAGGTGTTGTACGAACTGTTCCCGGATTCGCCCTATCTGCTGGAAACCCGCTATGAACCCTTGCAAGGCAAGCAGCAGGTCTCCAAGACCATGTTTGGGCGCGAAGGCGCGAATACCACCATTTACGACGCGGCGGGCAAAATCCTGCACCAAACGCCGGGCGAATATAACCGCTACCGCAGTATCTATCAGGAATTTGCCGCCTACCCA
The sequence above is drawn from the Thiothrix nivea DSM 5205 genome and encodes:
- a CDS encoding glutathionylspermidine synthase family protein, with protein sequence MIQLEKVKPISPALMEEVGMSWHTDPDGQPYVADEIVQVTEAEVDAYYNAANELYDMFVEAAQHVIDNDRFLELDIPFNLVDQINRSWENDHRHLYGRFDFAGGVDGLPIKLIEFNADTPTSLFETAVVQWALLKANGMDEAAQFNTVYDSIRNNFCRLVTGEEDPETFGQYYNYQNILFSSIRDLPEDERTVRFLQQMASDAGFQTDFCYLDETGFLEEQGIFSPEDIRFDYWFKLYPWEDIALQTDGINGILDEITRNTDTVILNPAYTLLYQSKGIMKVLYELFPDSPYLLETRYEPLQGKQQVSKTMFGREGANTTIYDAAGKILHQTPGEYNRYRSIYQEFAAYPKDSQGRSYQAGVFFAWEACGLGFRRGGDVLDNLSKFVAHRVV